One region of Nycticebus coucang isolate mNycCou1 chromosome 10, mNycCou1.pri, whole genome shotgun sequence genomic DNA includes:
- the ACP7 gene encoding acid phosphatase type 7 — MCSLLGLGFRCCLLLLFSSGVQGAPGTLSAAPEQVHLSYPGEPGSMTVTWTTWVPTRSEVQFGMQLAGHLPLRAQGTFSTFVDGGLLRRKFYIHRVTLRGLLPGAEYVYRCGSAQGWSRRFRFRALKSGVHWSPRLAVYGDLGADNPKALPRLRRDTLQGMYDAVLHVGDFAYNMDQDNGRVGDRFMQLIEPVAASLPYMTCPGNHEERYNFSNYKARFSMPGDNEGLWYSWDLGPAHIISFSTEVYFFLHYGRHLVEKQFHWLESDLQKANKNRVAQPWIITMGHRPMYCSNADLDDCTWHESKVRKGLQGKLFGLEDLFYKYGVDLQLWAHEHSYERLWPIYNYQVFNGSQETPYTHPRGPVHIITGSAGCEERLTPFALFPRPWSAVRVKEYGYTRLHILNGTHVHIQQVSDDQDGKIVDDVWIVRPLHGRRMYL; from the exons GTGAGCCTGGCTCCATGACTGTAACCTGGACCACATGGGTCCCAACCCGCTCTGAAGTGCAGTTTGGGATGCAGCTGGCAGGGCACCTGCCCCTCCGGGCCCAGGGCACCTTCAGCACCTTTGTGGATGGGGGTTTGCTCCGGAGAAAGTTCTACATCCACCGAGTCACACTGCGGGGCTTGCTGCCCGGGGCCGAGTATG tTTACCGCTGTGGCAGTGCCCAGGGCTGGAGCCGTCGGTTCCGCTTCAGAGCCCTTAAGAGTGGGGTGCACTGGAGCCCCCGTCTGGCTGTGTATGGGGACCTGGGAGCTGACAACCCGAAGGCCCTGCCCCGGCTGCGGAGGGACACCCTGCAGGGCATGTATGATGCCGTTCTCCATGTGG GAGACTTTGCCTACAACATGGATCAGGACAACGGCCGTGTTGGGGACAGGTTCATGCAGCTCATTGAGCCCGTGGCTGCCAGCCTGCCGTACATGACATGCCCTGGGAATCATGAAGAACGATA CAACTTCTCTAACTACAAGGCCCGGTTCAGCATGCCAGGAGACAATGAAGGCCTGTGGTACAG CTGGGATCTGGGTCCAGCCCACATCATCTCCTTCTCCACCGAGGTGTATTTCTTTCTCCATTACGGCCGCCACCTGGTAGAGAAGCAGTTTCACTGGCTGGAGAGTGACCTCCAG AAAGCCAATAAGAACCGGGTAGCCCAGCCCTGGATCATCACCATGGGCCACCGGCCCATGTACTGCTCCAACGCAGATTTGGATGACTGCACGTGGCATGAGAGCAAG GTCCGCAAAGGCCTCCAAGGCAAGCTGTTTGGGCTGGAGGATCTTTTCTACAAATATG GAGTGGACCTGCAGCTGTGGGCTCACGAGCACTCCTATGAGCGGCTGTGGCCGATTTACAACTACCAG gTATTTAATGGCAGCCAAGAGACGCCCTACACCCACCCACGAGGCCCTGTCCACATCATCACAGGTTCTGCG GGTTGTGAGGAGCGGCTCACCCCCTTTGCTCTCTTCCCGAGGCCCTGGAGTGCTGTGCGGGTGAAGGAGTATGGGTATACGCGGCTGCACATCCTGAATGGGACCCACGTCCACATCCAGCAGGTGTCTGATGACCAG GATGGGAAGATTGTGGATGACGTCTGGATAGTGAGACCCCTGCATGGCCGGAGGATGTACCTCTAG